In the genome of Dermatobacter hominis, the window TGGCGCACGCAGCGTGGGGCCGGGGGTACGCCCCCGAGGCCGCTACGGCCGCGCTGCGCCTCGGCTTCGACGACCTCGGGCTGGACGAGATCGTCAGCTTCACGGTCCCGCAGAACGCCAACAGCCGCCGGGTGATGGAGAAGATCGGCCTGCGCCACCGGCCCGAGCGGGACTTCGACCACCCGTCGGTCGACCCGGTGGCGTCGCCGCACCTCGTGCGCCACGTGCTCTACGCGATCGACCGGGCGACGTGGGTGGCCCACGGCGGCGCGTCCGAGTGGGCCGGCGAGGCTACCCGGCGGTAACATCGCCGGACCGCAGGAGGGGGCCCGCGGGGCTCCCCTGATCCTTTGGAGTGGCAATGCCCGGCTCGGTGATTCTCTCGGGGGCCCGGACCCCCATCGGCAAGCTGTCAGGCTCCCTCGCCGGCTTCTCCGGCGCCGACCTCGGCGGCATCGCCATCAAGGCCGCCCTCGAGCGGGCGGGCGTGCAGGGCGAGGACGTCGACTACGTCTTCATGGGCCAGGTGCTGCTCGCCGGCGCCGGCCAGATCACGGCCCGCCAGGCCGCGGTCGCGGGCGGCATCCCGATGACGGTGCCCTCGACGACGGTCAACAAGGTCTGCCTGTCGGGCATCCACTCGATCATGCTCGCCGACCTGCTGATCCAGGCCGGCCTCGCCGACGTCGTCGTCGCCGGCGGCATGGAGTCCATGACCAACGCGCCGTACCTGCTGCCCGACGCCCGGGCCGGCATGCGCATGGGCGACAAGAAGGTCGTCGACTCGATGATGCACGACGGCCTGTTCTGCGCCTTCGACCAGTGCGCGATGGGCGCCGGCACCGAGAAGTACGCCGCCTCCGCCGGCATCTCCCGCGAGGAGCAGGACGAGGTGGCCGCCAAGTCGCACGAGCGTGCGGCCAAGGCGCAGAAGGACGGCCTGTTCGACGACGAGATCGTCGCCGTGTCGATCCCGCAGCGGAAGGGCGACCCGGTCGTCTTCTCCGAGGACGAGGGCGTCCGCGCCGAGACCACGCTCGACTCGCTCGGCGCCCTGCGCCCGGCGTTCGACAAGGCCGGCAACATCACCGCCGGCAACGCCTCGCAGATCTCCGACGGCGGCGCCGCCGTCGTGGTCGCGTCGAAGGCCGCGGCCGAGCGCATCGGTGGCGACCCGCTCGGCGAGATCCTGAGCTACGGCGAGGTGGCCGGTCCCGACCCGTCGCTGCTGACCCAGCCCTCGCGCTCGATCAAGCAGGCGCTCGAGCGGGCCGGCAAGTCGGTGTCCGACGTCGACCTGTTCGAGCTCAACGAGGCCTTCGCCGCCGTCGGCGTCGCCTCCATGAAGGACCTCGGCATCACCGACGAGATCACCAACGTCAACGGCGGCGCCATCGCGCTGGGCCACCCGATCGGCGCGTCCGGCACCCGCGTGGCGCTGCACGTGCTCAACGAGCTCAAGCGCCGCGGTGGCGGCATCGGTGCGGCCGCCCTCTGCGGTGGCGGCGGCCAGGGCGACGCCCTCCTGCTCAAGACCCTCTGACCCGACCCCTCATCTCGCTTTGGCGGTGGTTTCCGTCGTCTGACGACGGAAACCGCCGCCAAACGCAGCGGCCACTGCTTCCCCCCGAGCTCCGACTTGGAGGGAAGCAGTGTCAGTTTTCGACGAGGTCGCGGCGATCGCGGCCGACGCGCACGGGTGCGTGGTCCTCTCGCAGCTCAGGCGAGCCGGCCTCACCGACGGACGGATCCGGACCCTGGTCCGGACGGGCTTCCTGCACCGACGGGGCGCCGGCCTGTTCACGGTGGTGGGCGCGCCGGCCACGTGGCGACAGGAGGTCATGGTCGAGGTCCTTCGAGGCGGACCCCAGGCCGTGAGCTCCCACCGGTCCGCCGCGGCGCTCGCCGCGCTCGACCGGTTCCGCCCGGGTGCGATCGACGTGGTGAGCCCGAGGGGCGGACGGCGCAGCTCGCCGTCGGCCCACCTCCACGAGACGTACGACCTGCCCGGACGCGACCGCGACGCGCTCGACGGGATCCCGGTCACGTCGGTCACCCGGACGCTGATCGACATGGGCCGCTACGTAGGTGCCCATCGACTCGGATCGATGCTCGATGACGCGGTCCGCAGGAAGCTGACGACGTACGAGCGCGTGCACGATCGGTTCAGGGAGCTCGCCCGCCCGGGACGGAACGGGATCGGGCGGATGAGGGCGGTCCTGGAGGATCGCCCGTGCGGGGCACCGGCACCGGGGAGCGACTTCGAGACGATGGTGCTCCGCCTGCTGCGTCAGGCCCGGCTCCCCGAGCCCGTCCTCCAGCACCGGGTCCAGTGCGACGACCTCCACTTCCTGCTCGACCTCGCCTGGCCCGACCACATGCTGGCGGTGGAGTGCGAGGGGCACGCCTACCACCAGACGCCCACCCAGCTGGCCTGGGACGAGATGCGCAAGAACCGGCTCCAGCTCGAGGGCTGGACCGTGCTCGCCTACACCTGGATCACCGCGAGGCGGGACCCGGACGGGCTCGTCAGCGAGGTGGCCGCCGGCCTCCGGTGACGTTCTGCCGCCCCCCGTCCCCGCTTTGGCGCTGCTTTCCGTCGGCAGACGACGAAAACCGCCGCCAAAGCGGGGGGCGGGCGGGTCAGGGGGTGGGGGTCGGGGGTTGCTCGATCACGCGGCGGCCCTCGAGGGCCCGACCGAGCGTGAGCTCGTCGGCGTACTCGAGGTCGCCGCCGACGGGCAGGCCGCTGGCGATCCTCGACACCGTGAGCCCCGGCATGTTGAGGACGCGGGTGAGGTAGAGCGCGGTCGCCTCGCCCTCGATGTTGGGGTTCGTGCAGACGATGACCTCGGTGATCGCCTCGTCGCCGATGCGGGCGAGCAGCTCCTTGATCTTCAGCTGCTCGGGGCTGACCCCCTGCAGGTGGTCGATCGCGCCCTGCAACACGTGGTAGCGGCCCTTGAACTCGCGGGTCCGCTCGATCGCGACGACGTCGCGGGGCTCCTCGACGACGCAGAGCACGTGGGTGTCGCGGCGCTCGTCGGCGCAGATGGTGCACAGGTCGCCCTCGGCGAGGTTGAAGCAGCGCGAGCAGAACCCGACTCGCTCCTTGGCCTCGACGATGGCGCGGGCCAGCCGGTTGGCCTCCTCGGCGTCGACCTTGAGGAGGTGGAAGGCGATG includes:
- a CDS encoding acetyl-CoA C-acetyltransferase, producing the protein MPGSVILSGARTPIGKLSGSLAGFSGADLGGIAIKAALERAGVQGEDVDYVFMGQVLLAGAGQITARQAAVAGGIPMTVPSTTVNKVCLSGIHSIMLADLLIQAGLADVVVAGGMESMTNAPYLLPDARAGMRMGDKKVVDSMMHDGLFCAFDQCAMGAGTEKYAASAGISREEQDEVAAKSHERAAKAQKDGLFDDEIVAVSIPQRKGDPVVFSEDEGVRAETTLDSLGALRPAFDKAGNITAGNASQISDGGAAVVVASKAAAERIGGDPLGEILSYGEVAGPDPSLLTQPSRSIKQALERAGKSVSDVDLFELNEAFAAVGVASMKDLGITDEITNVNGGAIALGHPIGASGTRVALHVLNELKRRGGGIGAAALCGGGGQGDALLLKTL
- the recR gene encoding recombination mediator RecR — its product is MGTTYATSVQDLIDALGRLPGIGPKSAQRIAFHLLKVDAEEANRLARAIVEAKERVGFCSRCFNLAEGDLCTICADERRDTHVLCVVEEPRDVVAIERTREFKGRYHVLQGAIDHLQGVSPEQLKIKELLARIGDEAITEVIVCTNPNIEGEATALYLTRVLNMPGLTVSRIASGLPVGGDLEYADELTLGRALEGRRVIEQPPTPTP